From the genome of Brassica oleracea var. oleracea cultivar TO1000 chromosome C4, BOL, whole genome shotgun sequence:
CAAGTACTCTAAGTTCTGTGAAGAAGAGGACGCCAAGCACTGATCTTTTTTTTTTCTTCGGGAAGCTTCCACTGCAACAAGGATTGTGTTACACAAAATTTCGATATATGTAGATGGATGAATCGAGATAATTCCGAAGATTTGGATCTATGCTTCTCTTTTTAAGTATTGTTTTGAATAATAATGGTAGAGAATAATAAGCTTTTGGCATTTACAATTTGATTTGATCTTTCATGAATTAACACATATTTGTTTCAAATTTGGCCTCTTTATGTTTTTTTTTTTCAATCTCTGCATCTGGGATCTTTAAGTGATAGAATTGATTCTTGAAAAGGTTTCTAACATGAGTAGAGACCAAAGGTCTTGAGCGACCGATCCGGCTGATTAATGCTGAAGAAGGATCCGTAGGCAATAATACTAAGATACATAGTTTATATCTCTCAAGAAGTGTTGATACAAGATTCGGACCCGCAAAGAAGAATCTAATGAAAGATTTATCACACGAATTAGGTAGAAATATATCAATCATACCAACCGCATGGAACTGTTTTCTTGTTCTTGTCTGGTTCAGGAATAAACCTCAAAAGTTTTAAGTTTTAAATGTGAAAGGAAACAAAATCTTGTGTGGTGTAATGATACTGTGCACGCACAGTGAGGAAAATATTTGGGAATGATTGTTGCTTATTGTGGAAGCCAAGCACTCAAAATTGGCCGACAAAGCTACGGAGATGTACCTTGTAATACAAGATTCTTGCCTTGTCAACCCTAATAATTATTATTATACAAATACAGTACTTTCTTGCTTCATATCGAATTTTAAGTATTTCTTTTATTTTAATTTATCTTATCATTTGTTCTTTGTCATGTCTTCCACTAATAATATATCTCGGAATCATGATTCATGAAGAAGAGCTGGAGAGAGCTGGAGGGTGGGTATTTTTTTACCACAGGTATATTATGATTTACCTTACTACCTATAGTGGGAAAGATAAGAACTCTAATCTCTAATTCCATATGTTGAATCATTCAACCACTGGAGCTTCATAAGCTACTATGTGTAGACTTGAAAAAGAGATTGTATATAAACAAACGAATTATCTTTAAATCAATTCTAATATTGAAAAGATGGAATGTTTTTGTTTTGTTTGTCAACAGATGGAATGCTTGTTTAAATCAGGACAGTTTATTTGGAAAAGGACCGAGCTACTAAAATTCGCAAATCGCCACGATGACATAATCAAAAACGTCAGAAACATAAATGATCAATTGAATCATACAGTAGTTTCACACAGTAATTCCAAAATAATTGACAATTAGTACACCTAAAAGCAGCTTTGTAGTAGAGGTAATGATAATCACAAGTGGCATTTAATGCCATCAAAATCACCTTTGATCTTTGAAATTAACTTACTTCCTGTATAAAGAGTAGTAAATTAGTTAATGGACTTATCCTCCTCATCTTCGTCAAAAACTTGGGAAACTTATTTATATCTCAACCACCCAACAAGAGCATTTGTATTTTTTCTTTTTAACAGAACTTAACTTCAAAAAAAAAAATAATAATAATAATTCCATTAAAATAATAGACTGTTTTGTCCTCCTTAATTTTGCTCGCTCTCTCCTCTTCCTCTTCACCGTCTTCATCTCCGGAGAAGATTGAAGAAACTCAGATCTGAACTCCAACACTCACCTCCGATCTCACCGAGGCAATTTTCCTACTCGACTTTCCCACATCGGAGCTTCCTTCCTCAGGTAACTTCACTCTTCACGAGACTCTTGTTTGACCTGGGTCTTAGTTATACCTAGCTCCTCGAGAAGACATCAATGGAGTAATCAATCGCGATTCCTAGCTTCTTAAACTTGTTTAAGATCGTATGCTATAGAACTTTCACTCCAATTAGCTGACGGAGGTGTTGTTGAGAATCACAATCACTGGGTTTAACATACAATCCTCGAGTCACGATTCTCAGGAATGCAATCGTGTAATGTTGATTCTGAAATCGAGTTTCCCCTTACTTGCAGGACTTTCTTTTTACTGGATTTTGATCATTCATGGCGAATTCCCGTCAATACTATCCATCTCAAGATGAATCAGCGTCTCCAACTTCTGTGAGATCCAGGGAATGGGAGGGTCCTTCAAGGTGGACTGAGTACTTGGGACCTGAAATGGCTTCATCAGTGTCGTCTCGAAGCTCCAAGCACACGACTTCTGATGGGCATGTTCAGAGCTCTGCTGCCTCCACCAAGGCTTTGAACATACAGTGGGTAGTTCAAATGATCGAGGTTGCGGAAGGACTCATGGCTAAAATGTATAGACTGAACCAAATCTTGGAGTACCCAGATCCTATTGGTCATGTCTTCTCTGAAGCGTTTTGGAAAGCGGGTGTGTTTCCTAACCATCCGCGGATTTGCACGTTGCTCTCGAAGAAGTTCCCTGAGAACTTTACCAAATCGCAACTCGAACGTGTAAGTAATTAGTTCGTTTTCGTTTTAGGCTTAGTGTGTGCTTTTGCTGTGATGGTAATAAGAAATGTGCGTTTCTTTTTGCAATATTTACGCAGATTGATAAGTTTTCGCTGGATAGCTTGCAAGATGGTGCTGAACTTCACTTACAGAGCTTAGAGCCATGGATACAGGTACCTATCTATGTGATATGTTGTTGGGTCAATGTTCTGTTGTACTCATATTGTTCTTGAGGATAGTGAAGCATCTCGACATGCTCTATAGTCAAGCTTCTAAAAGTTTGCTCTATTAATTTCTTTCCTTCTCATAAAGGACTAGCTTTGTATATATATGTTCACGCATATATGGTGCCTAAGATATGGTTTTCGCCTGTAAATTGTATAAGAGTGGTATTTGTTAGCCTTCTATTTCAGTAGGGTTGTCTTCATTTTCCTCACGTCACCCATTTTTTCTTTCTTGAATCAGCTGCTGCTCGACTTGATGGCATTTCGCGAACAGGCACTACGGCTTATATTAGACCTGAGCAGCACCGTGATTACTTTGCTGGTAAGTCAACGTCCCTCATCTGCGTAAAGTATTTACTTGCTTTTGGTTGAAATTTTGAATTCTACTTTGAACTCATATCTTGGGTGGAGTATGAAAAACTTCGACATGTTAAGTTATATTTCTACTTGTCAAAATTTTGTCTGTGGGGATGAGGATATAATTGTTGACTCTTCATTATTCATGATTAGCTCATAACTTAGTTCAGTGTTTTGCAGCCTCATCAGAACTCACTTATACTGCATGCATTCATGGATCTCTTTTGTGCATTTGTCCGAGTCAATCTTTTCGCAGAGAAGGTATGCTGAAAGCTTATTTGGATTGATTAACATACATTTCAGTTAAGACATACGCTTCTTTTGTTACCAATCTCTAAGAATGTTTATTCTATCAAAGTAGATTCCTAGAAAAATGTTGCTGCAAGTCTACAATCTTCTGCATTCGTTATCTAGAAATGATCGAGACTGTGACTTTTATCACCGGTATGAATTATTTTTTCCTTGTAGTGTCATTCGTTAATTTATATATAATCAATAGGCCAATTATCATGAATTAATACTCTTCGTCTTTCATCCAGCTTGGTACAATTCATAGATTCTTATGATCCGCCATTGAACGGCTTACAAGAGGATTTGAATTTTGTCAGCCCGAGGATTGGAGAGGTTAAAATTTCGTCTTTGTTTGATTTGGTTATCTGGCTTATTAGGATTTCACTGGATTGTAAGATTTGAGACTGCACTTGCTATAACCAAATTAAAAATGAACGGGTATACTATGAGCTAATACTGGAATTGATACATCAGCACTAACAATGTTACCCATTTTCTTAGGTCCTGGAGGCCGTAGGACCCAGTATTTTTCTATCTGCTGACACGAGGAAGTTGAGAAATGAGGGATTTTTAAGCCCATATCATCCTCGATTCCCAGACATACTTACAAATTCTGCTCATCCGATGGTGCGTCTGAACGCCTAGATATTTATCAACATTAAGACTAAAGATTCTCTGAATTAGTAGGATGCTATAAGTATTTCCCGTTAACAGTTTTCTTGTGTATAATGTTAGTAACTGCATATTTTTACATTGTTGCCTCCTACAGAGAGCGCAGGACCTTGCAAATGTTACTTCGTACCGAGAATGGGTGCTACTTGGATATCTCGTTTGCCCTGACGAGCTTCTTCGTGTTACTAGCATTGATATCGCCCTGGTACAAATCTTTTTCTTCCTTTGGTTCTTGATTGAGATCTTGATAAAGAAGCACACAGTTATCTTTCACGAGGGTTGAACACAAATCAGAAATTATCTGCCTCTCTCTGCTGTTTTCGAAATTGGTTGTTTTTGGACTAGTTGTGTGAATTTATGTCCTTTCATGTCGATTGTTAATTTATTTAAAGATTACTAGCTATGGAGTACAAAAAGCTTCCAGTTATATTTACAGATTGCATGTTTATGCTGTCTTTAATAAATGTTTACCGCCCTGTTGGATTTCAGGTTGTGCTAAAGGAAAACTTAGTTGTGACTTTATTCCGGGATGAGGTAAGTTGATATCAAATGGTCTGCGACAAAGAGTTTTGGCTTAGATTGGTTTTCATAAGCTGACTATGTTTATCTAACCATGCAGTACATCATGTTGCATGAGGACTACCAGTTGTATGTTTTACCTCGTGTGTTAGAATCAAAGAAGATGGCAAAGTCTGGTCGGACTAAACAAAAGGAAGCTGATCTAGAATATAGTGTAGCAAAGCAAGTTGAGAAGATGATTAGGTAACTCCATACTTTAGCTCCAGTTTTATGGCTTTATGAGCCACATCTAACTTCATAATCTTCATATGATACTGGAGAATTGTGATTTCAAGAATATTAGCTCTTGATTATACAATTTAATTATTGTTCTGGTCGCTGCTTTCAGTGAGGTGCATGACCAAGCCTTGCAATTATGTGATGCCATACACCGAGAAAGAAGAATATTGCTGAAGCAGGAAATAGGGCGGATGGTTTTATTTTTCACAGATCAACCAAGTTTGTTGGCTCCAAACATTCAGGTTAGCTGGATGTTTGAGTTTCTTTTGCTTGTAACCTAGGTTTAGGCCGTTGCATATACGGGATAAAGGTTTAGCGTCTGTCACTGATTGGTTGTACTTAACAGTCTTCCTATCTAGTGGTATACTCATAAGCGTTCTTTCTTTCCCTGAATTCCTTAATTATTAATTTGTTTACTTCCCTTTCTTAGATGGTATTCTCTGCATTGGCTTTGGCCCAATCTGAGGTTCTCTGGTATTTTCAACACGCTGGTATTGCATCATCAAGATCCAAAGCTGCTCGAGTGATACCAGTTGACATAGTAAGTTGATTGCATGAACGTTCAAAGTCGCTCAACATTGTAACTTTGACTTTCAGTGAACTCAAATTTGTTATGATTACTCATTTGTTATTCATTATTTCTTAGGATCCAAATGATCCAACCATTGGCTTCCTGCTTGACGGAATGGACCGTCTTTGTTGTTTAGTACGCAAGTACATCGCAGGTTTGTTAATTTGAGATATCACATCCTCGGACATTGGTTGTCATTAGATGGGTTTGAGACGCTGGTATTGGACCCATTGGGACTCATTAAAACCTTGATAAGAGCCCTTTGATCAGTACTGGTGTTCAAAATATGGTGATTTCAATGGTCTTTGTTTATTGAAATGCAGCTGCTCGAGGTTATGCACTATCATACCTTTCTTCATCTGCTGGAAGGATTCGTTACTTAATGGGCACTCCTGGAATCGTGGCTCTGGACCTTGATCCAACGTTGAAAGGCCTTTTCCAGCGTATTGTGCAACATCTAGAAACTATACCCAAAACGCAGGGAGAAAATGTTTCTGCAATCACATGCGATCTATCTGTAAGATGCTAGACTAGATCCACTTATTTTTAACTCGGATGATATATAGTTACATTATTCTTTTAATGATAATCAAAACACCCTAGATGGTAGATTTCTTCATGTTCCAGTTCCAGATATTTCCCATTTGCTAGGTCTTCCAAATATTATATGGTAACTTGGTTCCAACAAGGTTATATTGTTTACTCATCAATCTGTTTTCGTAATGCTCCACACCTCTTGTTGTATAGGAATTCCGAAAAGATTGGCTGTCCATTTTGATGATTGTGACTTCTTCTCGATCGTCGATAAACATCAGACATCTGGAAAAAGCTACCGTCTCTACAGGGAAGGAGGGCTTGCTATCTGAAGGAAATGCAGCTTATAACTGGTCCAGGTACTGTTCTCGTCCTTATATGACCATTATTTGATTATCTTCTAGAAGGAAAACAGCAAAGCTAAGATCCTAAAAAAACCATGTTTTCTCAAAGCAGATGTGTTGATGAGATAGAATCTCAATTATCAAAGCATGGAAGTCTGAAGAAACTATATTTCTACCATCAACACCTCACAACTGTATACTTCTTGTTGTTGCTCATTGTCCATTATTTTCCCGTGTCATCTTATGCATAATCTGACATTCGACTGTTGTTAAAGGTTTTCAGAAATACAATGTTTGGACCAGAAGGGCGTCCCCAGCATTGTTGTGCATGGCTTAGTGTGGCTAGTAGCTTCCCAGAATGTGCTTCGCTAATAAATCCTGAGGAGGTAAATCTATATTTCACTCTACCGCTGTACATGTCTGGATCATGAGATTCTTGCATGCATTCAAGTAGTGTAACGACCACCAAGTGAGCAACTGACCACCATATCACTCTTAGTATGCCAATAAATAATGAAGTGATTGTAAAATTAAATTGACTTAGTTATCGTGTTTGCATATGTTCCATGGCAGCTCAAGTTGTTGACGGTTTGATGTTCCATTAGCTACTATTGAATTTTGAATCTTTCTATTAGCATATCACTTCTTTTGTTAAAACAAGCAATATACATGTTCTTTTTTTGGTGAACAACGAATTCTCATTGTTTATCCCCGTATTTCCATTTTTCCTATATCAGTGACAACATCTACTAAACGGAAATACTCTTCTTGTCTTTCTCCACAGGTTACCAAATTTGGGCGAGATGCAGTGCTTTACGTCGAGTCTCTTATTGAATCAATAATGGGCGGACTGGAGGGACTAATAAATATTCTTGATTCAGAAGGCGGGTTTGGCGCTCTGGAATCACAGGTCTCTAACCAAACTCAATAGTATAACGAAAGAAATCTTTTATTTGACTACTGTCCGCAAACTGATACGTTGAGCTTTCACAGCTTCTTCCAGAACAAGCTGCAGCGTATCTGAATAATGCATCTAGAATTTCTGCTCCTTCAATGAAGTCCCCCAGGGTTGTAGGCGGAGGCGGGTTCACTTTACCTGGCCATGAGAGCTATCCTGAGAATAATAAGTCTATCAAAATGTGAGCGCCCGAGTCTAGCCTGAAGTTTTTTTTTCTCCTTCGTGAAACCACTGCCTCTTGTATGCTGTTATCTTAAGTATCTCCTTGTGATGGCAGGTTGGAAGCTGCAATCCAAAGGTTGACTAATCTGTGTTCAATTCTGAACGACATGGAGCCTATTTGTGTTATAAATCACGTATTCGTCCTAAGAGAGGTGAACTTTCAATCTTCTATATATCAACTCAAGGATCTATCTATAGAAAGAAAACATATGAATGGTTGAATTATCCTATTCGAAATCCGTTAATTAAAAAGATTATCTCATTGGAAAGAGCCGATGAATTATGTCATCGTCTGGTCTTGTTAAGCTTTTTGACTTGATCCTGCTGTTTCGATATTTGCAGTACATGAGAGAATGCATCCTCGCGAATTTCAAGAGAAGATTTCTCACTGCACTACAAACTGATAATGATCTTCAACGGCCTTCTGTGTTGGAGTCTCTTATAAGGCGGCATATGAGCATAGTCCATTTGGCAGAGCAGCACGTTAGCATGGACCTAACCCAAGGCATCCGAGAAATTTTACTCACAGAAGCATTTTCCGGCCCTGTTTCCTCTTTGCATTTGTTCGAAAAACCTGCTGAACAGCAAAACACTGGATCTGCCGTCGAAGTTGTGTGCAACTGGTACATGGACAATATCATCAAAGACGTGTCTGGCGCAGGAATCCTCTTCGCTCCGAGGCACAAATACTTCAAAAGCGCAAGACCAGTCGGAGGGTATTTTGCAGAGTCAGTCACTGACCTCAAGGAATTACAAGCGTTTGTTCGTATATTTGGCGGCTATGGTGTAGACCGGTTGGATAGGATGATGAAAGTACATACAGCTGCTCTTGTAAACTGCATAGAAACATCTCTGAGGTCGAACAGGGAATTGATTGAAGCAGCTGCTGCAAGTATGCATTCTGGTGATAGAGGGGAGCGAGATGCATCTATCAGGCAGATAGTGGATTTGGATACTGTGATAGGGTTTTGTATTGAAGCTGGTGAAGCGTTGGCTTTTGATGAGCTCCTAGCTGAAGCTTCTGGAGCTGTTCTTGAAGACAATGCAGCCTTGATTCACTCGATGATCTCCGGCATCGTTGAGCACATACCCGAAGAAGTACCTGAGAAGAAAGAGATCAGAAGGATCAGAGGCGTGGCAAATGGCAATGGTGTATCTGTGGATCATGACTCTGAATGGGTTAGGTTAATCCTCGAAGAAGTTGGAGGTGCAAATGACAACTCATGGAGTTTGTTACCTTACTTTTTCGCCTCGTTCATGAGCTCAAACGCCTGGAACACTACTGGCTTCAACATCGAGACTGGCGGATTCAGCAACAACATCCACTGCTTGGCTCGGTGTATAAGCGCCGTTATTGCAGGAAGTGAGTATGTGAGGTTACAACGTGAATACCAACAGCAGCATCAGTCCCTTTCCAACGGTCATCAGTCTAGTGAAAATCTAGACTCAGAGTTTCAACCTCGTGTAACCGCTGAAGCAAGCATCAAATCTTCAATGCTACTCTTTGTTAAATTCGCTGCGTCGATCGTGCTAGATTCATGGAACGAAGCAAACAGGTAAAAGTAATCTGTTTCTTACATTTTTATTTGCATCATCATAAACCATCTTCCTTGTTCTGCAGATCTCATCTTGTAGCTAAGCTTATCTTCCTGGATCAACTATGTGAGAGCTCTCCGTACCTGCCAAGAAGCTCCCTTGAATCACATGTTCCATACACAATCCTCAGGTCAATCTACACTCAATACTACTCCAACACGCCGTCCACACCGCTGGCAACTGCATCCCCACACCATTCCCCATCTGTATCGCTCATCCATGCTTCTCCCTCCATGAAAAACGCGACCACACCCCGTGGTAGTGGTAGCGGCAGTAGCACTGCAGCAGGTGCGGATTCAGGGTACTTCAAAGGCTCATCATCCTCAGTCTACAGTCAGGAACACTACAACGAACCTGAGACTGGAACCTCTAGGAACAATGAAAACAACAAGAGCAAACAAAGGGGTAGTTCTCGTCGTTCTGGACCGTTAGATTACAGCACGAGCCATAAAGGAGGGTCAGGATCAAACAGCACAGGTCCTAGTCCACTTCCAAGGTTTGCTGTCTCTAGATCCGGTCCCATCTCATATAAACAGCATAACTAAGTAAAAGAACACTGCCACATTCTACGAAATGAAAAAAAAAAAAAATACAATTATGTAGAGAGATCAGATGTGTACAAATCATTGGCAACACACTTGTTAATTGTTGTGTTTATTATGTTTTGGATCATTTGCACTTGTAATTCGCAAAAACAATTATGCTTATCTTATGCTCTTGGTCATTTTCATCATTCTGTTATTTACGTATA
Proteins encoded in this window:
- the LOC106342064 gene encoding protein NAP1; the encoded protein is MANSRQYYPSQDESASPTSVRSREWEGPSRWTEYLGPEMASSVSSRSSKHTTSDGHVQSSAASTKALNIQWVVQMIEVAEGLMAKMYRLNQILEYPDPIGHVFSEAFWKAGVFPNHPRICTLLSKKFPENFTKSQLERIDKFSLDSLQDGAELHLQSLEPWIQLLLDLMAFREQALRLILDLSSTVITLLPHQNSLILHAFMDLFCAFVRVNLFAEKIPRKMLLQVYNLLHSLSRNDRDCDFYHRLVQFIDSYDPPLNGLQEDLNFVSPRIGEVLEAVGPSIFLSADTRKLRNEGFLSPYHPRFPDILTNSAHPMRAQDLANVTSYREWVLLGYLVCPDELLRVTSIDIALVVLKENLVVTLFRDEYIMLHEDYQLYVLPRVLESKKMAKSGRTKQKEADLEYSVAKQVEKMISEVHDQALQLCDAIHRERRILLKQEIGRMVLFFTDQPSLLAPNIQMVFSALALAQSEVLWYFQHAGIASSRSKAARVIPVDIDPNDPTIGFLLDGMDRLCCLVRKYIAAARGYALSYLSSSAGRIRYLMGTPGIVALDLDPTLKGLFQRIVQHLETIPKTQGENVSAITCDLSEFRKDWLSILMIVTSSRSSINIRHLEKATVSTGKEGLLSEGNAAYNWSRCVDEIESQLSKHGSLKKLYFYHQHLTTVFRNTMFGPEGRPQHCCAWLSVASSFPECASLINPEEVTKFGRDAVLYVESLIESIMGGLEGLINILDSEGGFGALESQLLPEQAAAYLNNASRISAPSMKSPRVVGGGGFTLPGHESYPENNKSIKMLEAAIQRLTNLCSILNDMEPICVINHVFVLREYMRECILANFKRRFLTALQTDNDLQRPSVLESLIRRHMSIVHLAEQHVSMDLTQGIREILLTEAFSGPVSSLHLFEKPAEQQNTGSAVEVVCNWYMDNIIKDVSGAGILFAPRHKYFKSARPVGGYFAESVTDLKELQAFVRIFGGYGVDRLDRMMKVHTAALVNCIETSLRSNRELIEAAAASMHSGDRGERDASIRQIVDLDTVIGFCIEAGEALAFDELLAEASGAVLEDNAALIHSMISGIVEHIPEEVPEKKEIRRIRGVANGNGVSVDHDSEWVRLILEEVGGANDNSWSLLPYFFASFMSSNAWNTTGFNIETGGFSNNIHCLARCISAVIAGSEYVRLQREYQQQHQSLSNGHQSSENLDSEFQPRVTAEASIKSSMLLFVKFAASIVLDSWNEANRSHLVAKLIFLDQLCESSPYLPRSSLESHVPYTILRSIYTQYYSNTPSTPLATASPHHSPSVSLIHASPSMKNATTPRGSGSGSSTAAGADSGYFKGSSSSVYSQEHYNEPETGTSRNNENNKSKQRGSSRRSGPLDYSTSHKGGSGSNSTGPSPLPRFAVSRSGPISYKQHN